Below is a genomic region from Thalassophryne amazonica chromosome 3, fThaAma1.1, whole genome shotgun sequence.
gcaaGCACATTAGGTCATTGTTGACTGTGATGAGGCAACTAGGTTACTATTTAGAATGTGATAACTGGCTATCACTAGCATTTATTATATTCAACAATTTACTCAGACCAATTTTATAATATTTGTACTGTCAAAGTCCATTTTAACTTTACTATTACAGTGATTTTTATTCATTACTATTAATTTTAATGATACAGTGTTTCAACTTTTAATACAATATACATACCCTTGTACAACTCCAGATGAGCTTCCATTTTACCGTCTATAAGGTTATGTTCTTTGATTTCATTTATGAGATTTCGACATGTTGTCTTTGctcttttttctctttgttttgcaTTCTTGAGTTGTTTACGAAGAGTGCTGATTTGTGCTTTCTCATTTTGGAGTTTCTGTTTTGCTGCTTCTTCTGTTGTGTTGTATGCATGTTCCTAAAATTGATTACAAACATTTCTGTGAAAAATATCCAGATAGCAAAGCAAGATAATACTGTGGCACAATGGGGATAAATAGATAGACAGataaaatagatagatagatagatagctttatttttcattaaaaatgtaaattttgtaTAGGACTTGACAACTCTAAAAATGACCATGTATTAAGCCCTATTTAGCACAGTcatatttaaatataaattttCAAATAGGCCTACTAACCTTTGCGACAACAGCTACTGGTGGAATTTTTGGCAACTGTGGACCAACCCCTAGAGCCAGAAAACTTGTACGGCTTTTCCTTTTAGCAGGAGACTTGTGCTGTAAAAGACAGGCACATCAGGTGATTTCTATTATTTAAGCACCAGACAGTGATAatcagcacaactgatacaacaaattGCAATACTATGAAATGTTGCTAtgaaatgcttcgatcttaaatatgatcaatctatctttattagttggctatgtaccacaggcttttaaggtggcagtaattaaaccattacttaaaaagccatcacttgacccagctatcttagctaattataggccaatctccaaccttccttttctctcaaaaattcttgaaagggtagttgtaaaacagctaactgatcatctgcagaggaatggtctatttgaagagtttcagtcaggttttagaattcatcatagtacagaaacagcattagtgaaggttacaaatgatcttcttatggcctcagacagtggactcatctctgtgcttgttctgttagacctcagtgctgcttttgatactgttgaccataaaattttattacagagattagagcatgccataggtattaaaggcactgtgctgcggtggtttgaatcatatttatctaatagattacaatttgttcatgtaaatggggaatcttcttcacagactaaggttaattatggagttccacaaggttctgtgctaggaccaattttattcactttatacatgcttcccttaggcagtattattagacagcattgcttaaattttcattgttacgcagatgatacccaactttatctatccatgaagccagaggacacacaccaattagctaaactgcaggattgtcttacagacataaagacatggatgacctctaatttcctgcttttaaactcagataaaactgaagttattgtacttggccccacaaatcttagaaacatggtgtctaaccagatccttactctggatggcattaccctgacctctagtaatactgtgagaaatcatttttgatcacgatatgtccttcaatgcacatattaagcaaatatactcaacaaaaatataaacgcaacacttttggttttgctcccattttgtatgagatgaactcaaagatctaaaactttttccacatacacaatatcaccatttccctcaaatattgttcacaaaccagtcgaaatctgtgatagtgagcacttctcctttgctgagataatccatcccacctcacaggtgtgccataccaagatgctgattagacaccatgattagtgcacaggtgtgccttagactatccacaataaaaggccactctgaaaggtgcagttttgttttattggggggggggggggggataccagcagtatctggtgggaccaccattttcctcatgcagtgcaacacatctccttcgcatcatccgtgaagagaacacctctccaacgtgctaaacgccagcgaatgtgagcatttgcccactcaagtcggttacgacgatgaactggagtcaggtcgagacctcgatgaggacgacgagcatgcagatgagcttccctgagatggtttctgacagtttgtgcagaaattctttggttatgcaaaccgattgttccagcagctgtccgagtggctggtctcagacgatcttggaggtgaacatgctggatgtggaggtcctgggctggtgtggttacaagtggcctgtggttgtgaggctggttggatgtactgccaaattctctgaaacgcctttggagatggcttatggtagagacatgaacattcaatacacgagcaacagctctggttgacattcctgctgtcagcatgccaattgcacgctccctcaaatcttgcgacatctgtggcattgtgctgtgtgataaaactgcacctttcagagtggccttttattgtgggcagtctaaggcacacctgtgcactaatcatggtgtctaatcagcatcttggtatggtacacctgtgaggtgggatggattatctcagcaaaggagaagtgctcactatcacagatttagactggtttgtgaacaatatttgagggaaatggtgatattgtgtatgtggaaaaagttttagatctttgagttcatctcatacaaaatgggagcaaaaccaaaagtgttgcgtttatatttttgttgagtgtatgtaggactgcttttttgcatttgcgcaatatctctaaaattagaacggtcttgtctcagagtgatgctgaaacactaattcatgcatttatttcctctaggctggactattgtaattcattattatcaggttgtcctaaaagttccctgaaaagccttcagttaattcaaaatgctgcagctagagtactgacggggactagaaggagagagcatatttcacccatattggcctctcgtcattggtttcctgttaattctagaatagaatttaaaattcttcttcttacttataaggttttgaataatcaggtcccatcttatcttagggacctcatagtaccatatcaccccaatagagcgctttgctctcagactgcaggcttacttgtagttcctagggtttttaagagtagaatgggaggcagctttcaggctcctctcctgtggaaccagctcccaattcggatcagggagacagacaccctctctacttttaagattaggcttaaaactttcctttttgctaaagcttatagttagggctggatcgggtgatcctgaaccatcccttagttatgctgctatacacttagactgctggggggttcccatgatgcactgagtgtttctttctctttttgctctgtatgtgccactctgcatttaatcattagtgattgatctctgctcccctccacagcatgtctttttcctgattctctccctcagccccaaccagtcccagcataagacttcccctccctgagcctggttctgctggaggtttcttcctgttaaaagggagtttttccttcccactgtcgccaagtgcttgctcacagggggtcgttttgaccgttggggtttttctgtaattactgtatggcttttgccttacaatataaagcgccttggggcaactgtttgttgtgatttggcgctatataaataaaattgatttgatttgatgttgacTGCAACGATGATTACATCATGCCACCTACTATGAAACACAAATTATACAATTTGGCAACAGAATGATTCAAGACTTGCTAATTTAACTCACTGCCCTAGTTTTTCTCACCGATCTACCTCACCACCTCTAGAATTACAGCTTTGTTTTTACCTGCAAATGATCTGGCAGCTTGAAGATTGTAGGCACTGCACCCTCCTTCAGCACTACTCGTTGCATTGTTGTGTTGATGCACTGAGGCTCAAAGTGTATGCTGCAGACTCTGGCATGCTGACTAGGGGTTATAGTCCTTCTGCAGTTCTCAACCCACTGCTCGTATAGTGCCTTATGCTGGCTCTTGTCAGGAAACCTGGTACAAATAAATGAATCTGACATATAAATAGATAATAATATACTCCACTGCCCATAACTTGTGATTGTACTTCTGTctggtataatatatatatatatatatatatatatatatatgaatatgagagagagagagagagagagagagatcttttagaaaactatcctacctttttatttaaaaaaaaactatatggatttgaatgacgtgcgattacaccaatcatgcttgaaccctcgtgcgcatgcgtgagttttttcacgcgtgtcggtgacgtcatttccctgtgggcaagccttgagtgagatgtggtcccgccctctcggctgaattcctttgtttcacacgctgctcgagacggcgcgcgttgctttatcaaaattttttctggacctgtgaggaatatcctaatggacactattcgagaaattaaggtggttttcggtgaaaagtttaacggccgatgagagattatggggtgtttctgtcgctgtaaggacttcccacggagcgggaagacacgcagcgcttccaggcgccctcgtcggcctgtttcaacctgaaaacatcctaatttaaggcttaattcacccaggacgtcgtgagagaacagagaagattcagaagaggccggcatgaggactttatgcggacattccgctgtttaaggacattttttaatgaaaaacgtgcgcgcaaattcgccgagtcgtttccgtgacgactcggtgaatctgtgtgcgccgcgacaggaaaaacacctccgtgttgaaaaccatttgtaaaattcaggcggcttttgatggctttcaacaagtgagtaactgagaaactgtttaacaccttgggcatgttacaacttgccgttaaggtttccaacggaggtgtttttcctgtcgcgaccccccgcggtcgggtccggcccgacatgcgactctgcccgcatgttctttcattacaaaatgtcccttaacaatggaatgtccgaataaactcctcatgccgacttcttctgaaagttctctgttctctgatgacttcctgggtcaacagagcctgaaatgtggaagttttcaacttgaaatggcgagacgctgccgtctCGAAgcacagattgccgtcaggcgccgtgggccagaccaaaatctctcatcagccgttaaaatttttaccgaaaaccagctgaatttatcgaatggtgtccactcagttgtgccttacagttttgaaaaaattttgatcaaacaaagcagcagtctcagcCATTCCtagacaatgaaaaaaaatcgacgagagggtgggagactcctcactcaaagactgcccacaggcgaatgacgtaaccgacaggcgtgaaaaaactctcgcatgcccacgagggttcaagcatgtctgatgtaatcacacgtgattcaaatccatatggtttttgaaaaaattaaaaaggtcggatacttttctaatagacctcgtatacacacgaggtctgtcaataaagtaacggtcctttttatttttttcaagaactatatggatttcattcatatgtttttacgtcagacatgcttgaaccctcgtgcgcatgcgtgagtttttccacgcctgtcggttacgtcattcgcctgtgagcatgccttgggaagccgcacggaggcttcgcgcgtaaagaccgattcgctttggaagcgagacaacggaacacctctgttttggcgcgtcagaggacaagtttggacatgtccagctctccacaatttctctgatacttactggactggtaagattgaaagccgagataggcatgtccaaacttgtcctctgacactccgaaacggaggtgttcctttgtctcgcttccaaagcgaatcggtctttacgcgcgaagcctccgcgcagctttccatgacaaaatctcttgttaaaagtgaaatctgctggaaaatggctgatgtccagctcttgtgataaccagagaaagagcacacgacggtctcgtatccacagagccatccgtttagaaatggtccagtggcttgtgccgcgttgtcgcagctcggagcgcggcgagccgagcgtccttaaaggggtccttaaagctgtagtaacagtccttattctctgtgaagcccgtaaaattttcaccgaaagccagatacatttttcgaatggtttccaggtgccagtctctaacagcttctgaaaaaattctgatggtaaaaagtccttttcattccgccatttccagacaattaaAATTCGACGAGGGGGCggaaccactccttcccaaggcgtgctcacaggcgaatgacgtaaccgacgggcgtggaaaaactcacacatgcgcacgagggttcaagcatgtctgacgtaaaaacatatgaatgaaatccatatagtttttgaaaaaaataaaaaggactgttactttattgacagacctcgtatatatatatatatatatatatatatatatatatatatatatttatttatttatttatttacttacacaGTTCAGCCTTTAGTATATTAAAGACAGATGATTTCTGATAATTTTGCTGTTAAATAGAATTATCAATATGCCCAAAAACTGAAATTACAAAGCTCAGAAAATAATATTCAAGATGGGTCACAAATTTAGGGGGTTGTaattagggatgtcctgatccgatcacatgatcggaaatcgggcctgatcacgtggtttcagacttgatcgaaatcggacgttgcatcccgatcaggaatctgatatagattttatcctcattattttgatcagcactatttcaagctcattatcacagattaatgggcctttcacgcgtcggaagcatcagaggcgccaagaatcggtctaaaaagcattattttcaatcagacgtgttgctttttagaggtgttgcgtcaaaagctgagctaaagcgacgcttctgacgggagcgcgcattgccacttgtcggcaggctgacgcggacaaagttcaacccaatctttttttttttattgaacaaaagaaaaacataagttcaacccaatccaacttttgatgctctgagctgtgacgtagcttcg
It encodes:
- the LOC117507923 gene encoding THAP domain-containing protein 1 B-like isoform X2, which translates into the protein MAPVKQKRNERKKGSQCFAINCTNYKNKFSKQQGISFHKFPDKSQHKALYEQWVENCRRTITPSQHARVCSIHFEPQCINTTMQRVVLKEGAVPTIFKLPDHLQHKSPAKRKSRTSFLALGVGPQLPKIPPVAVVAKEHAYNTTEEAAKQKLQNEKAQISTLRKQLKNAKQREKRAKTTCRNLINEIKEHNLIDGKMEAHLELYKGI
- the LOC117507923 gene encoding THAP domain-containing protein 1 B-like isoform X1 codes for the protein MAPVKQKRNERKKGSQCFAINCTNYKNKFSKQQGISFHKFPDKSQHKALYEQWVENCRRTITPSQHARVCSIHFEPQCINTTMQRVVLKEGAVPTIFKLPDHLQHKSPAKRKSRTSFLALGVGPQLPKIPPVAVVAKEHAYNTTEEAAKQKLQNEKAQISTLRKQLKNAKQREKRAKTTCRNLINEIKEHNLIDGKMEAHLELYKDIPCI
- the LOC117507923 gene encoding THAP domain-containing protein 2-like isoform X3, whose product is MAPVKQKRNERKKGSQCFAINCTNYKNKFSKQQGISFHKFPDKSQHKALYEQWVENCRRTITPSQHARVCSIHFEPQCINTTMQRVVLKEGAVPTIFKLPDHLQHKSPAKRKSRTSFLALGVGPQLPKIPPVAVVAKEHAYNTTEEAAKQKLQNEKAQISTLRKQLKNAKQREKRAKTTCRNLINEIKEHNLIDGKMEAHLELYKDIPCELFKKLTKQYIKEQRNFALTVHLYSAQAYRYLGETAGLQLPEPRTLRRWLEKVYADPGINK